ttgaaaacaattaacttttgttatatcttaatttatatcttttaaaacatatgttaattacatgatttcaatttttcgcttatcaaaatatgtttttacaaaaattttaaattatttctaagtaaaACTAGTCCagataagtcgtctggacgacttactagaaaatcgtctggacgacttcctggaaagtcgtctggacgacttacttgaaagtcgtctggGCAGACGACTTACGGGaattagaaacgtaaaaaaatttcggtttttttgtttgttcacaaggggttagttgtaatttcaatagccttttaggttacttttgcatttgtttcAAGTTTGGGTTAACctttgtgtttgaaatcaagttgtgagtcatattAGGCAATTTTCCCTTTTATTATTGGGGAATTGCATTGAATCAATAGTATTACATATATACCACCGTTCTAGGTTCTTCAGGTAGTTGGTATATAAGAATACAAGTGCTTGGATCAATATCCAGATCCAAGGGAAACACTTAAATTACCAGAATTAGAATCATCACTTTGGACTGAGGCACATGTACTCACTGATCAAAAGAGGGAGCTTCAGGTATAGACCATACCCACACTAGCGACTTAAGAaagatggtgttttatagatggttcatggaaagaTAAAGAACTATTTTAAGGACAAGGCTGGTATAGTACCTTGccgggttttgatggtttattaggGGCAAGAAATATAAGGGTATGTCTTTCACCTCTTCATTCGGAGATGGAGGctttgatttgggcaatggaatttATGAAGAAattaagacagtttcaggttacgtttgcaacggattgttctcaattggtgaagatggtttcagaaccagaagaatgaccagcatttgaaagttatttgaaagatattaagcttttacaaagaagtttcctcaactcagacatcgttcATGTACCTCGGACGGAGAACCTacgggcggatagcttagcacggagtgctaggaaacaaccgtctttcgtcgttcacatggatgcagagttatCGATTTGGTTTACAAAGTCAATATGAATCTGTGAATgtattgttgtaaaaaaaaacgaaaaaggaagAATATGAATGAAGCCCAGCCTCTTGAAACCATATTGAGTTTCCCAACTATATATAATGCAAATTTCCTCATAATGATTGCTAGAATTTTCaacttcatttatttttcgtaaaacctCAACAAATTGTTTTAGAGAAGCGGATGCACTGTTTGTAAAGACAAGTCATTAGCAAATCAGATATATATTACGTGGAAATTCTTTTAGTCGAGTGGTTTGACTAATAGTTCATTAATTCTTTTATACTAGTAGGTCTATGTTTTAATTCttggagaaaaaaatttattaaacaattatgcaaacTACAGAGGAAATATTTACAAGAGATTTTTAACATGGTGCAAGTCAACCCGGTTAGGTGTGGATCTTCATATGGCGGCTATGGTGATGCAGTTAGACGTAGATCCTCATAAgacaggtagtattgtcggttctTGTGTCGTCTATGTAATCTAATAAATCAACGttagagaaaaacaaatatatgttCAACTTAAACCCTCACATTTGATATGAAACCCAAAATTTACGAAATTTGATGCTTTTGAGATGAtgaaagaacaaataaatgaaaaaaaaaaatataaatggagACTAAACTTGTAAAAATCCCTCcattttttctattaaatttaACACATCAAGAAAGCTGAGAAATAGAACATCTGATCTAATTTGAAAAGGTGAGGAAGTCTCTTGTAGAGTCCAATCATAAAATCTTATCGGACAATGCCAAAAACTTTTGTGATGTTTTAACTTCAAAGCACATCATAAAAAGATTAACTTTTGAGATGGTATTTTACCATTTTTGTTGCTTGGAgtctttcttttataaatacACTTTGATTTGAGCATTTCGAGTCCATCGGGAAAAAAAGTTCCTTAATTTGTTAGTGGATCCTGACCGTCTATTTAGAATTATAATAACTACAGAGTTTCCAAGCTGGAAAGATATAGCCACCGCATAATGAGAAAGttgatatacaaaacaaaaaatatgatatgggTCGTTTCCcctaatgttatatataaactaaGAAAAATAGGTTTCTTGCCGAACACTTAGCCACAAATATCTTTTCATAACTAATctgtgaaaaatatatattgcgACTTAGTTTAGCTATTAATTGTTTTTcaacatattattattatattactcAAAGCAGAGGTGATATGgaaccaataaaataaaaatccttAGGCCATGCGCATCAGGGGCTTTAGACGGGTTCACGGGCGCGAGTTCTAAGGCCCTCGTGATTAAAAAGCAATTAAAAATGGGTTTGTTTTCACGAACCGGGCCTTACGCATGATCCGCTATCTAGCGGTTTTAGCCACGCGTCATGTCCTGGTTGGAGGAAAGAAACCGCGTAGAGTTTGATCCCCATGTCGCCGGAGAAGACGATCCAGAGAGGCTCCGCCTGGATCACGGCGTGGCGGAGGGTTCCGGGGATCGGGTTCGCCGCGTCGTCGTCGGAGGAGTCGGTGACGAGGTAAAAGCGGCCGCCTTTGCCGCCGAGCGTGCCTTGTCCGAAGCCGATGGAGCAGTCGCCGAGGCGCTGGCGGTTTTGAGACCAGTTTGGGTCGCAGCGCCAGCAGTCGTCGATTGGGTTTCCGGTGATGCAAGAGGGTATTGGCGCCGAGGCCGTCGTGTCGCCGTCGCCTTGTTGGTAAGTGAGGAGGTTTCTTCTGTGGAGAGAATCGTTGAGCTCCCTGCATTCGATAACAGAGGATGTTAATGCTCTGTTTTCTTATGGCTTGAGAAACAgaggattttttaaaaaaattcaacttttTTCCTCCTTTTCAAATTATAAGTTGGATTACTTGAGAATGATAAAGACCCAACAGATTAAAAATGCAAGAAGAGTAAGAGAAGAGTTTATATTATGCCTTTGGACATTAAGTACAACATCTTCAGGGAATGAGTGTTGATTTCTATAGTTCTGTGGTCTTGTGTGGTCTATAGTAGTTGGatgctatttttttaaattggaactccattaatacaTGTAATTGGAACTCGATTGTTGCAGATGGAAACTCCCCGAGAGCTTTGTTTGTGTTCAACGTGGTTGGAGACgggaaatattaaaacatatctcgaaaaccaaaacttaaactccaaaactaaaacataGCTTTTCTACATCTGAAATGGCACTCTTTATCCCGATGATATGTTCGAGATTTAGAGAATCATGATCATTTGAAAACTGATTTAGCCGAAAATATTTGGCAAAAGTTTGGTTTCTCGTTTTATGTAATCTACTcttaatgtattgaataaaatgttttcatcaattttataatatattttaatattttattcatgtattctgaataattttaaatttaaaaaaaataaaaaaatattattattttattcctatgaACTCTTTTTTCGGATTCACTAATACAGAAAACAACAAATTCGGGTTCATAACTGTTCATggacccaaaaaaaatattaaaaaaatttggtgaaCCCCAAAGTGGGGTTCACCAATGCTCATGCTCTTAGTTTAGCTATTAATTATTACCGGAGCTATATGTAGTAACCATATTTGCGTCTGCACATGCCGCAATTAATACGAATACAAACATTTGAGAGACCAACACAACTAGCTTAAGGTGTAATTAATACTTACAAACACATAACAACTTGTCACCCAGTTTCATTTATCTTTCTACTTGGACTTTCTCATTTAAGTGTTGTTTGCGTCTAATTAGGAAGTGGGAACCAAAGGTAAATCGACCTCATCACACCACTCCACACATCTAGTCTCATAAAATGAAGTGCACAACTTGTTTGGCCAATATGTTAGCCAAATTTTGCCTCCCATTCTCCATTTCAACACACTTCCTTCCATTTCTCTcccaactctccatccagcacCATCTCCATACTCATCCCTTCCAAAAACCATCCCTCCGCTCTTGGTAAAAACATTCTTCATACCCTCTTGGTTCGGCTTCACCGTCACCACTTCTTGGCCGCTCTCTCTATCATACAACACCGCATCGAAAACGGCAGCGTTTCCTTCACTTTCCTGATCGATTCTCCAATCCTTAATCTTTCTCCTGGTTGAGATTCTTGCTCTTGCCTTCACCCTCGGAGCCACTTTCCCTTTCCCGAAATTTCCCTTTAGGACTCTCATTACCTCGACCTCTCTCTCCTCGTTCTTCGTCGACCGGCCTAGGCTTAGTCCGGACACGTGGTTCGACCCGATTTCCGGCCCCACCCAGACCTGTACCCGCGACGGGAAGTACTTCTCGTCTGAGTAACAATCTGCTATCTGATTCTCCATCCTTCTTCCCTTGTGAAACCCTAGCTTCGATACGTGGACGCGTATGTTGTCGACGCGTGCGTTCACTTTTATGTAGTTCTCGTGGAACGTGACAGAGTATTCAAACTGCACGATTACTTCGGCATGTTGGTGTGACAAAGCGTAGcgtaggacagcttctttgggCTCTACGATCGGGAACTTGATGATCTTGTTGTTATGAATCTCACTAGAGCTGTTATTATTTGTGAGGTTCATCGACAAGATCGGGAAATAGCCTTTCAAGCTCCAAAGCCCATGGGCTTCTGTTGCATAAGAAAAGCCCAATGATTGATGTGGCAAGGGGCTTGTGATCTGTTTCAAGCCGAGATTCCCAAGTCCCACTTCCTTGGAGATCATCCATTTGGACAAGGCGTAACTTGCAGCGCGTACGATGCACAGCTCGGCGTCTACACCAAGTGAGACGAGAAACGTTCTCAACACAGGCGCATGTTGACACGTCAGCGATTTCACGTGGGGACCTAGTAAGTGTTGGAAGAAGAAAGAGCCAACTTCGCTAGGCGCGTCAAACACACATAGCCAGAAAAGACGCGTGAGGAGGATTAGATTAAAGACTGACGAGAAGGATTCCGGAGAGTGAGAGTCCATGACCCAGCTAACCGGACCCGATTTGATTTCAAGAGGCTCAGACTTTGTGCACGTGCTTTCGCCTGTGGTAGGAGAGTAGGAGATTAGTTCTTGAAGGAGCAGGAGAACTAGAGGGAGGAATGGTTTCTCCGACGACAAGGCACACGTGTCGGAGACCCATATGGTCGATGATTTAAGATGGCTAAAACCCTCTACGACCACTTTGAAAGTTAGAGACAGAGATTCTAGGTCAGAGCTAGAAGCTCTTTCAACCCTAAGTTGGATTGAATGAGTCAAGTCTCCTGCGAGCTGAAACACTGCGTGTGTGTCAGACTCGGCAAAGTCGTGGGACTCCGGAAGCTCGCATATCCACGACCAAGGATCCATTTTCTTGaacttgtttttttctctcGGGACAATGTGTGTGTTTGTTAGATGGGGTAAAGTGGGAGATAAAATTTCTTTAGTGAGTAGCGGAAGTGACGAACTATATAGAGAGAGTATGTGGTGGAGGAGAAACTAATCAAAAACCCCTCAGAGGAGCAGACACGGATGAATAGTATATCTGTGGCGCTACAATAGCCTCATTAATGAGATAGtcttgttttcttgtttggatATTTGGCTAATAAAGAACCACGACCACTTCTTTTTGCATGGAGGAAGGTTAAGGAAGGGACGTGGAGTTTTAACGTTTTCTCGCTTGTGGCATAGCTACGTGTTGCATGAACTAGAGCGAATACGTACATTCTTTTTTGATCACAGAAAATAGGGatggatgatatatatatttttaaaatatatttgattggAAACAACACCGTTAACAATTTTCATTGATAAACATATCGAATTCCTATTTTTTGTTTCGTTGAAACATATTGATTACCTTACAAAGATTCGAAATGGTAACTACCAAACGCACATtttgtcaaaaacaaaaactaccaAAACATGCAAGTAGTATGAAATTATAACGCTCCGACCGCCCACATGGGCCATCCACGCCCGCTCACTCGGTCTGTGGACTCCATCCTGTTCCAACGGTCGGTGCATTAATTTTTCAAAGTCCGAAAGTCTTGTTTACTGACTATGCAATCACCACATGATTTTTCCCCGTGCTTTGGTCTCATTCGCAAGGTATCACGAATCATTTCCCGATAGGTCATCCATCCTTTCACTATTCCAGTCCAAACACACTTAACTCTgaagttctaaacggatgtgtgacgaaaaagataagtca
The window above is part of the Brassica napus cultivar Da-Ae chromosome C3, Da-Ae, whole genome shotgun sequence genome. Proteins encoded here:
- the LOC106439818 gene encoding uncharacterized protein LOC106439818, which gives rise to MDPWSWICELPESHDFAESDTHAVFQLAGDLTHSIQLRVERASSSDLESLSLTFKVVVEGFSHLKSSTIWVSDTCALSSEKPFLPLVLLLLQELISYSPTTGESTCTKSEPLEIKSGPVSWVMDSHSPESFSSVFNLILLTRLFWLCVFDAPSEVGSFFFQHLLGPHVKSLTCQHAPVLRTFLVSLGVDAELCIVRAASYALSKWMISKEVGLGNLGLKQITSPLPHQSLGFSYATEAHGLWSLKGYFPILSMNLTNNNSSSEIHNNKIIKFPIVEPKEAVLRYALSHQHAEVIVQFEYSVTFHENYIKVNARVDNIRVHVSKLGFHKGRRMENQIADCYSDEKYFPSRVQVWVGPEIGSNHVSGLSLGRSTKNEEREVEVMRVLKGNFGKGKVAPRVKARARISTRRKIKDWRIDQESEGNAAVFDAVLYDRESGQEVVTVKPNQEGMKNVFTKSGGMVFGRDEYGDGAGWRVGREMEGSVLKWRMGGKIWLTYWPNKLCTSFYETRCVEWCDEVDLPLVPTS